GGAGTGAATGCGGTCGAGCTCCTGCCCGTTCACGACTTTGCGAATTGGGAGATTCCGTATAAACGAAATCATCGCGGGTTCTATAATTCGTGGAATCCATACGAAAGAAATCATTGGGGCTATATGTCAACTTATTTCTTTGCTCCGGAAAGTTATTATTCTTCGAATGGGAAAAGCAATATTGGAGAATGGAACGGAACGGATGGAAGGCAAGTTCACGAATTTAAAGAAATGGTAAAAACATTTCACAAGGAAGGGATCGCGGTTATTCTCGATGTAGTTTACAACCACTGTTCGCAATATGATTGGAATCCGTTTAAGTACATCGATAAAAAATATTATTTCGGATTGGATTCATCACAAAACTTTCTTTCATTCAGCGGATGCGGCAATGATACAAAAACTGAACGCCCTTTATTCAGAAAACTAATTCTCGAAAGTATTATACATTGGATGACCGAATATAAAATCGACGGATTTCGATTTGATTTGGCACAGTTAATTGACCGAGAAACTTGTGAACTGATAATTGAAGAAACCAAAAAAATAAATCCGAATGTAATTATTATTGCCGAGCCATGGGGAGGTGGATACGATCCTGCAGGATTTTCGAAAATAGGATGGGCGGCATGGAACGATGTCGCGAGAAACGGAATTAAAGGAGAAAATCCATTTAATCGAAAAGGATTCATTTTCGGGAATTGGGATCATGGTGTGAATACTGCATCGATGAAAAAATTCTTTTCCGGAACGCTTGAGAAAATGACTGGCTTGTTTCAAAAATCTGAACACTCGATAAATTATCTTGAGTCGCACGATGGTTATACACTTGGCGATTTTGTCCGTTTAGCAACCGGAAAGATCGAAAGACATGACGCGGTAAGAGACGCAAAAAAATTAGTGACCCTTTCAAAGGAGGAATTGAAGATTCATAAACTTGCAGCATTAACTCTTTTCTCGCTTCAAGGTCCTGTTATGATCCATTCCGGGCAAGAGTTTGCACGTTCAAAAATAATTGCACTTACATCGACACCGGATATTCATATCGGCACACTCGATCATAACAGCTATGATAAAGATAACGAAACTAACTATATCAACTATGAGCACGTTGATTGGAACAAAGAGCTTCTACTTTACTACAAGGGAATAATTAATCTAAAAAAGAAATAC
The Ignavibacteria bacterium DNA segment above includes these coding regions:
- a CDS encoding pullulanase gives rise to the protein MKNHSIISIIFLSVILITSMTRTTTAQLKLSAEIVSFDSIAVKLPYNNLTIKSEDVKLQGAVLKSIEQHHDVLFLYTSEIELSEPIFIEIKNFGKVKAEPGRVFDKFTTEKKLGWEIKNERTNFNIFAPRASMVKLVLFDDVRDEFGKEYFMSRDTDGVWRLTIEEELWNKYYVYRVDGPQDETEMFDANVLIADPYSTAVASKNSYEHESRTLIHRNDFDWENTGWVKHSPDELVIYEMHVRDMTAHSSSQAKNPGSYLGLTEKNIRGGINYLKELGVNAVELLPVHDFANWEIPYKRNHRGFYNSWNPYERNHWGYMSTYFFAPESYYSSNGKSNIGEWNGTDGRQVHEFKEMVKTFHKEGIAVILDVVYNHCSQYDWNPFKYIDKKYYFGLDSSQNFLSFSGCGNDTKTERPLFRKLILESIIHWMTEYKIDGFRFDLAQLIDRETCELIIEETKKINPNVIIIAEPWGGGYDPAGFSKIGWAAWNDVARNGIKGENPFNRKGFIFGNWDHGVNTASMKKFFSGTLEKMTGLFQKSEHSINYLESHDGYTLGDFVRLATGKIERHDAVRDAKKLVTLSKEELKIHKLAALTLFSLQGPVMIHSGQEFARSKIIALTSTPDIHIGTLDHNSYDKDNETNYINYEHVDWNKELLLYYKGIINLKKKYPQLRKSSLSDLTFISDSTNEFAVGYISKMKDQAELLVFVNGSNKNKSEISIPSGEWYVLADGIKVYNSKDEQKIVKDILKLEPTEGIILVKSF